One region of Polypterus senegalus isolate Bchr_013 chromosome 11, ASM1683550v1, whole genome shotgun sequence genomic DNA includes:
- the LOC120539620 gene encoding dynein heavy chain 10, axonemal-like, with translation MRGTCIMCPPQKVKGQDKTFLFSFFKDVAQVPQVKEQAVILSQNIHYVLTSITKQVNKWKKYMHRCKFDKDIYMKKSVADLLSHLAYNDKMQLYSNIIQEAEHLPLMNMVLCVQLNMETTVQTFREKAKECIQVLGKQLSISVMEDLHKLEGKLQKLSEKLKIQDKSVLTKKAYSPLIIEKTFEDIREKHRILAVYNINVSEEEKVLCSKLKQLWDALFQDLKNFRKQEEDLPRFTESSKQLDQHREEAVLADPQFISAATGDEEVPMK, from the exons ATGCGTGGAACCTGCATCATGTGTCCTCCACAAAAGGTCAAAGGACAAGACAAGACATTTTTGTTCAGCTTCTTTAAAGATGTAGCCCAAGTTCCCCAGGTAAAAGAACAAGCTGTCATTCTTTCACAGAATATCCACTATGTGTTAACCTCTATCACTAAACAAGTAAACAAATGGAAGAAGTACATGCACCGGTGCAAATTTGACAAGGACATATATATGAAGAAATCTGTGGCAGATCTGCTCTCTCACTTGGCTTATAATGACAAGATGCAGTTGTACTCCAATATCATTCAAGAGGCTGAGCACCTGCCTCTGATGAATATGGTGCTGTGTGTTCAACTAAATATGGAGACTACTGTTCAGACATTTCGGGAGAAGGCAAAAGAGTGCATCCAGGTTTTGGGAAAGCAGTTAAGCATATCTGTCATGGAGGATCTTCATAAACTGGAAGGAAAACTGCAG aaactttCAGAGAAGCTCAAAATTCAAGATAAAAGTGTCTTGACGAAAAAGGCTTATTCGCCTCTGATTATAGAGAAGACATTTGAAGATATTCGAGAGAAACATCGAATTCTTGCTGTGTACAACATCAAT GTCAGTGAGGAAGAGAAAGTGCTCTGcagtaaattaaaacaattatgGGATGCTCTATTTCAAGATTTGAAAAATTTTAGGAAGCAGGAGGAGGACTTGCCAag ATTTACGGAGAGCTCCAAGCAACTAGATCAGCACCGAGAAGAAGCAGTGCTAGCTGACCCACAATTCATTTCCGCTGCAACAGGAGATGAGGAAGTGCCAATGAAGTAG